The following are encoded in a window of Quercus lobata isolate SW786 unplaced genomic scaffold, ValleyOak3.0 Primary Assembly Scq3eQI_223, whole genome shotgun sequence genomic DNA:
- the LOC115973501 gene encoding TMV resistance protein N-like: protein MGKLLYVAKYPIGVNSRARDVESLIDIKSNDVRIVGIHGLGGIGKTTIAKVVYNKIVGNFERSCFLANVRENSRTDDDTIKLQEKIVSKILQNPHLKVNNVSEGINVIKEMLRSKRVLLVLDDVNESKQIENFLGKHDWLVSGSRVIITTRDKHLLTALGKVCTTKNYEVKELDNHEALELFSQYAFQKVEPDEEYSELTNQALYYAKGLPLALEIIGSNLCGETKPIWESTLRKYEKYPDERINKILEVSYDGLEENEKNIFLDISCFFKGRSIYFVENILDKCNLYPKSGIPILVHKSLVTIDQYGELSMHDLIQRMGMKIVQQESPNNPRKRSRLCNYEDAIQVLLGNKDSDYIRGIMLHSPTPVKVRLHPEVFKMMENLKFLMVDNVQISEELTYFPSGLRLLKWPKYPFNFPSNYCHQQLVALEMPESCIRLEKIFKQEYLYENLKSINLSWCEFIRKLPGFRAPNLEILELRCCENLTEVHDNIGLLDKLKYWMLQGCMKLEILPSKFNLKSLEYLNLANCRRLKNFPQIHPEMKCLKDLEINLNGTCVRKLPSSLRYLTGGLKGLYLLTVQNVDLSFAQYGFKSLTTLRLSHLDLNILLRPNYFPVLETPDLSFLQYGFLSVKFLELIFANRDMVELNIWFKPDYFPVLETLRICGSEIVTIPESITKFTRLQFLELINCRQLQEIPRLPQSIVKLEARGCPSLDLQSSRRLLDQCGEFLGILPRSNVFFDHDFGIIIPGDKTPMWFKSNDHHSVGNSISFRVGPEIPKFGVFIAFQSMKPYRFVKCNVKVLINGEAEDDSNDRSGFYPFTDYLYDHHLWFICVSRGLYYESHPSGVNHIEVVCEVNDNPDRKLIPADDNTDCIKWMGVHVECICCCPGSPIRQRRRVSPPMDLTYLGFTDGFDLGSSSMTQILPLVSSTSYCSDLNHGVSNSGGHSRRARIRLRRKIRIRLRRKSLAESRALLQPLPCGKTGLKMKLLLTLAIFVILIQSLLLLLLLLHFANNT, encoded by the exons atgggAAAACTCTTATATGTTGCCAAATACCCTATTGGAGTAAATTCTCGTGCTAGGGATGTAGAATCTCTTATAGATATTAAGTCAAATGATGTACGTATCGTAGGAATTCATGGTCTTGGGGGAATCGGTAAGACTACAATTGCAAAAGTTGTTTACAACAAAATTGTTGGTAATTTTGAAAGAAGCTGCTTTTTAGCAAATGTCAGAGAAAATTCAAGGACAGATGATGACACAATTAAGCTACAAGAGAAaattgtttctaaaattttacaaaacccacaTTTGAAGGTGAACAATGTATCCGAAGGAATTAATGTGATAAAGGAAATGCTTCGTAGTAAAAGGGTTCTTTTGGTTCTTGATGATGTGAAtgaatcaaaacaaatagaaaattttcttgGAAAACATGATTGGTTGGTATCAGGAAGTAGAGTCATTATAACAACAAGAGATAAACACTTGCTAACTGCTCTTGGGAAAGTTTGTACAACTAAAAATTATGAGGTCAAGGAATTAGACAATCATGAAGCTCTTGAACTCTTTagtcaatatgctttccaaaaAGTCGAGCCCGATGAAGAATATTCTGAACTTACAAATCAAGCCTTGTATTATGCCAAAGGTCTTCCATTAGCTCTAGAAATAATAGGTTCTAATTTATGTGGGGAAACAAAACCTATATGGGAAAGTACACTAcgtaaatatgaaaaatatccCGATGaaagaattaataaaatactTGAGGTAAGTTATGATGGATTGGAAGAAAACGAAAAGAATATATTTCTTGATATTTCATGTTTCTTCAAGGGAAGGTctatatattttgttgaaaatatattaGACAAGTGCAATTTATATCCAAAGTCTGGTATTCCAATACTTGTTCATAAATCCCTCGTAACTATTGATCAATATGGTGAATTGTCGATGCATGACTTGATACAACGAATGGGTATGAAAATTGTTCAGCAGGAATCGCCAAATAATCCCAGAAAACGTAGCAGGTTATGCAATTATGAGGATGCTATTCAAGTACTACTTGGAAATAAG GATTCTGATTATATTCGTGGTATAATGCTGCATTCACCTACTCCAGTGAAAGTGCGATTACACCctgaagttttcaaaatgatggaaaatctcaaatttctaaTGGTTGATAATGTTCAAATTTCTGAAGAACTTACATATTTCCCTAGTGGTCTAAGGCTTCTTAAATGGCCAAAATATCCTTTTAACTTTCCATCCAACTATTGCCATCAACAACTTGTTGCACTCGAGATGCCGGAAAGTTGCATTAGATTGGAGAAGATATTTAAGCAG GAGTATTTGTATGAAAATCTAAAAAGTATTAATTTGAGTTGGTGTGAATTCATTAGAAAACTTCCTGGTTTTCGCGCTCCAAACTTAGAGATATTGGAGTTGCgttgttgtgaaaatttaacTGAGGTCCATGACAACATTGGATTACTTGATAAGCTTAAATATTGGATGCTTCAGGGTTGCATGAAGCTCGAAATTCTTCCCAGTAAGTTCAATTTGAAATCTCTTGAATATTTAAATCTAGCAAACTGCAGAAGGCTTAAAAACTTCCCCCAGATTCATCCAGAAATGAAATGTTTGAAGGACTTAGAAATAAATTTGAATGGTACTTGTGTTAGGAAATTGCCCTCATCACTAAGGTATCTCACCGGTGGGCTTAAGGGTTTATACCTACTTACGGTTCAAAATGTAGATCTCAGCTTTGCGCAATATGGGTTTAAGAGCTTGACAACTCTACGTCTCAGCCATTTggatttaaatattttgttgagGCCCAATTACTTCCCGGTATTGGAAACTCCAGATCTCAGCTTTTTGCAATATGGGTTTTTGAGTGTGAAATTTCTAGAACTCATCTTTGCTAATAGGGATATGGTTGAATTAAATATTTGGTTCAAGCCCGATTACTTCCCGGTATTGGAAACTCTACGGATATGTGGCTCCGAAATTGTTACCATACCTGAAAGCATTACCAAATTTACTAGATTGCAATTTCTTGAACTAATTAATTGCAGGCAGCTTCAGGAAATTCCAAGGCTTCCACAATCTATAGTAAAACTGGAAGCACGGGGGTGCCCTTCGTTGGATCTACAATCATCACGGAGATTATTAGACCAG TGTGGGGAATTTCTAGGGATTTTACCAAGAAGCAATGTATTCTTTGACCATGATTTTGGAATTATAATACCAGGAGATAAGACTCCAATGTGGTTCAAATCGAACGATCATCACAGTGTTGGAAATTCCATATCATTCAGGGTTGGACCCGAAATTCCAAAATTTGGTGTCTTTATTGCTTTTCAATCGATGAAGCCATATAGATTTGTAAAGTGTAATGTGAAGGTTCTCATCAATGGTGAGGCAGAAGACGACAGTAACGACAGAAGTGGCTTTTATCCATTCACGGATTATCTGTATGATCATCATCTGTGGTTTATTTGTGTATCTCGTGGGTTATATTATGAATCACATCCATCTGGAGTGAATCACATTGAAGTTGTATGTGAAGTTAATGATAATCCTGATCGTAAACTAATACCAGCAGATGATAACACTGACTGCATAAAATGGATGGGGGTCCATGTAGAATGCATTTGTTGTTGTCCAGGGTCGCCCATTAGACAGCGGAGACGGGTCTCTCCTCCAATGGATCTAACATATTTGGGATTTACAGATGGATTTGATTTGGGTTCATCTTCAATGACCCAGATTTTGCCACTGGTTTCCTCCACTTCTTATTGTTCAGATTTAAATCATGGGGTTTCCAACAGTGGAGGACATTCCAGGCGTGCCAGAATCCGACTGCGACGGAAAATAAGAATTCGACTCCGTCGGAAAAGCCTAGCAGAAAGCAGAGCTCTCCTCCAACCCCTTCCATGTGGCAAGACTGGGCTAAAGATGAAGCTTCTCTTAACACTTGCTATCTTTGTCATCCTTAttcaatctcttcttcttcttcttcttcttcttcattttgcaAACAACACATAA
- the LOC115973504 gene encoding SUN domain-containing protein 2-like: MMLLQLGMEPVKMVPSIAPNNPNAAVRWGRTKVGATQPEQVQSRWVTIARILAKNLVLFVVLAGLAQLVYRLALKPNLDESENGNAFVGTHMEFEGRIAEMEAFLKKTAKMMQVQVEVVDRKIDNEIGGLKKEFAEKIEERSGILKELEAKSENLEKSVLELKSKSVEWLSKEEFEKIYEDLKTARSKEYGGDGEGSLNEVGRTCPQFSGFILEQSVAYDRSSAPKDCRVSGWLQGHNMDVAVETELMFLLTEFTYDLEKSNAQTFNVLDSAGSGIVDTVRLDFTSNHGSPSHTCIYRFRVHGREPDSVSTMAM, from the exons ATGATGTTACTGCAATTGGGTATGGAACCAGTGAAGATGGTACCAAGTATAGCGCCGAACAACCCGAACGCGGCTGTTCGTTGGGGCCGGACCAAGGTTGGCGCGACCCAACCAGAACAGGTCCAGTCGCGATGGGTTACGATTGCTCGGATTTTGGCTAAGAACTTGGTTCTCTTCGTTGTGCTCGCCGGGTTGGCTCAACTCGTTTACCGACTCGCTCTGAAGCCGAATCTCGATGAAAGCGAAAACGGAAACGCGTTTGTCGGAACGCACATGGAATTCGAGGGACGGATCGCTGAAATGGAAGCGTTTCTCAAAAAGACGGCGAAGATGATGCAAGTTCAAGTCGAAGTTGTTGATCGGAAAATCGACAACGAGATCGGAGGGTTAAAGAAAGAATTCGCcgaaaaaattgaagaaagaagcGGAATTTTGAAAGAATTGGAAGCGAAGAGCGAGAATTTAGAGAAATCTGTATTAGAATTGAAATCGAAGTCAGTGGAATGGTTATCGAAGGAGGAATTTGAGAAGATATATGAGGATTTGAAAACAGCGAGGAGTAAAGAGTATGGAGGCGATGGTGAAGGGAGTTTGAATGAGGTGGGAAGGACGTGTCCTCAATTTAGTGGG tttattttggaaCAGAGTGTTGCATATGACAGATCCAGTGCTCCAAAGGACTGCAGGGTCTCTGGATGGCTGCAAGGGCATAATATGGACGTGGCAGTTGAAACTGAGCTGATGTTTCTTTTAACCGAGTTTACTTATGACCTTGAAAAGAGCAATGCTCAAACCTTCAATGTGTTGGACTCAGCGGGCTCTGGCATTGTTGACACAGTTAGGCTTGACTTCACATCCAACCACGGAAGCCCTTCCCATACATGCATCTATCGCTTCAGGGTGCATGGTCGGGAGCCTGACTCTGTTTCTACGATGGCAATGTAG
- the LOC115973500 gene encoding senescence-specific cysteine protease SAG12-like: MTQHGRNYVDDAEKKRRFKIFKDNAEYIDKVNNQGNCTYRLCVNEFVDIMNEEFIATHTGYKISTQSSSSPKKTFRYGNLSRIPMTMDWRETGVVTPIKSQGSCWAFSAIVAVKGIYQIKTGNLISLSEQQLVDWVVEGNSGCSDGGVVSYAFTYDGVL; encoded by the exons ATGACTCAGCATGGACGTAACTACGTAGACGATGCTGAGAAGAAAAGGCGTTTCAAGATATTCAAGGACAATGCAGAGTATATAGACAAAGTAAATAATCAAGGGAATTGCACTTACAGGTTATGTGTCAATGAATTTGTAGacataatgaatgaagaattcATTGCCACTCATACTGGATACAAGATTTCTACCCAATCTAGTTCATCACCTAAAAAAACTTTTAGATATGGAAACCTAAGCAGGATTCCAATGACTATGGATTGGAGAGAGACAGGAGTTGTTACCCCTATTAAGAGCCAAG GAAGTTGCTGGGCCTTTTCAGCAATAGTAGCAGTAAAGGGGATCTACCAGATCAAAACTGGCAACTTGATCTCCCTTTCTGAGCAACAGCTAGTGGATTGGGTCGTGGAAGGCAATTCTGGGTGCAGTGATGGTGGTGTCGTGAGTTATGCCTTTACATATGATGGTGTATTATAA